aaagaaacgttttcaattttcaaggtaaatttttcacattttttcgaaattcatgggctcagttttttcaaattcttttcaattctaaaactattttaaaactaaaactgGAATCAATAgcttttgcaacattttttgaactcaaattgaaattttctcagtaTTTTAAACTCacgaactcaattttttcgatttttttcaacagttttgaaTTCCCATCTTCGCAAATTTTTCCACctcgaaagtaaaattttttcaattttttagctcaaacaTTGAAGTTTTCGATTTGAgaaggtttttcaatttttgaggcaaacttaactcaatttttttaatgtatgggcagcattttttcaactccaaaacaGCATTCAAAATTACTTTCCTTCTCAAAAgcatcatttttataaatttttaaaactcgaaataacatttcatcaatattttcaacttacaagctcaatttcttcaactttttccactcagaagtgaatttttcggaattttttccaactctagtacatattaggtatggtatttttcatgaatcatgattttcagtgatttaagTAAAAATAGGGATATCTCAATCGTTTTGAACTTGAATACCCAACTCGTTTACCTTCAGCTCctgaatttgagaattttactttttttatttttcgaaagcATGTGCTGGTTTCCACtactcaaaaacattttttcaaaactcaagcttttcaagttttcattaagaaaaaaaaatcaaaatattcatttttttcaattgaaacgTAAGTATGATCGACTTTTCTCAagtcaaagcaaaattttaccaactttcctaatttttgtgatcaatttttccaattttcctcaaCTTAAAAGACAATTTACTCTCGTTTTCTCCAATTCACAAacacaattttctcaatttttttcgactctgagcataattttttcaatttttcgactcaaaaaaaaatcttgagcccacagctcaatttttttcagttgaaagtaAACTTTCCAGACATTGCAAAAGCGAACCCTACCCTCCCTCTATTCACCACACCCAAACTCTAATATCaagttctttctttttttttttttgcagctctCCACCGCAGTAGTCGATCCTTACAACGCAGTTCTTTCCACCGACGGTACCTTAGAATCGAGCGATTGCGCATTCATGATGGACAACGAAGCTTTATACGACATCAGCACCAATCACCTAGACATCGAAGGTCCAACTTACACCCATCTGAATCAAATCATAGCTCAGGTCATTTCATCGGTCACAGCTTCGTTACGATTTCAAGGCTCGATCAACATAAACATATCGGAATTTCGTACCAATCTCGTACCCTATCCTCGAATCCATTTCCCACTGCTGACATACGCACCCTTGTACTCCACCTATAAAGCTCTGCATCGCACCGTTAGCATGGTCCAGATAACTCGACAATGTTTCCAGCCAACTCACCAGCTCCTAAAATGCGACCCTAGTAAAGGGAAGTACATGGCCATATGCATGATGTACAGAGGTATCATCAAACCTAAAGAAATCGCTCAAACCGTACAGGAGATCAAAGACAGCAGCGTGCAATTCGTTAATTGGTGCCCGAGCggatttaaaataggtataaattacCAACCACCTGTCACCGTACCTGGAAGTGATTTCAGCGTGGAATCCGCAGCCGCCGTTTCGATCGCCAATACTACATCGATCGGCGAAACGTGGGCTAGGGTTAATTATAAATTCGATTTGTTGTTCTCGAAAAGAGCCTACGTTCATTGGTATCTGGCAGAAGGTATGGACGAACAGGATTTCGTCGAAGCTCGAGAAAATCTAGCTGCTTTAGAGCAGGATTATATCGAATGCgagaacgattcgttcaaaccGAAAGACCAATCTGAAGATAGTCGTTCGAAGAAAGCTACTTTTAAAACAGTTTCATCCAATAAGGTGACTACTGGTGGAGCTGCAGATCCAAGCAATGATACATCCGGTGGTCAACCAGTCAGCCCAATTTCAATCTCAGGCAAATCTTCACCTAGCACTGGTTAAAAAGGATAACTCCAACTCGAAAGACAACGATGAGGCCTTCGACACCTCATGTAACAACACcttcaccaccaccaccacaatATCTAAAAGAATCATCAATATTATAGGTAAAATTGTACGAATATCATATCAAAGTCAACCATATGTAATCCAATATAAGTAATTTCTTCGAATATGGcaaattataatcatttttttttcaataccatcTCCAAGGTCGATATAAACATTTATCATAAAAGCCAAAAGGTTAATCGTAGGAAACTATTTAACGTTCATTTAGCAAATCGATTATGTACCTCACACTATGCCTACATCATCCCTCccaaaggtgttttttttcgaaccaACTTCCGTGTAAAAATCTCCTTAAACTTAGGAAAACTCCGTTTTATACAAGAATACAATTTTGCAATCAAGTTCAACACGAGTAGGTATAGAAAATTAGGCCAAAAGCGTGTATCGCCAAGTTGCATGTTTACTGCGCTCCGAGCTGCGGTAATCGATGAGAAAAGTATACACAAATTCCCGCCACACATCGAATAACTTAGCAACCTATCTGAATCAAcaacaatgaaaatattttacgcGCTAAAAACGTCCACCGTCTGTCATACGGATGCGAAATGATTTCCACTCATACCGATACGGAAAAcgattggagaatttttaaaatactttgtACCGATACGTCCTCCTCGACAAAGGTAAATGCACGTTTACGTAATCGTTTTATTTAGTcgcgttgtatttttttttcaggcttCTGGTTGACGTTTTACCAACAACAAGGTGGTTATCAATGTACAGGTAGATTTTTCTCCGTGACGTATTTTGACGCCAGTGTGCATAAaatatacctctacctataagTCGAATAGATAAAAATATAAATCCGAGGTAAGATATGGCCGATTATAGGTTATCCATTATTTCGTTAGATTTTCTTATTcttattccattttttattaAACCATAAATTACATAATACAATCGATACGAATTAGAATACAATATCGATTTTCATTCTGgaacgaaaaattattaaaataaatccATTCGGTATAATATTCGAGTATATCTAAATAAATTACTTCATCGAGCACATCAGCAGTATGTCTTAGTACACATTAGCACAGTCTTTCCTTCTTTCTCTTTCCTCAGCACCCACCTAATTAGAATGACTTACACATAATCTCCTAGCTGCTATTACTTAATACGTACGTTATTCTGTAATTTATTTTACTCTAATTTCAAGATGTCGAACGAAGATTTAAGAATACACGACGTCACCACGAGCCTTCGAAGTGAATTAGCAGCATTACAGTATAAAAGAGATCGTTTACTAAATGAGGTAAAAAACATTCTTATACTGTTATATGTGCACCTATCTTTGTACTTGTACGTTaagtaaattcttcaaaacgtCTATCGAGTAATAATTTAAACGGTGTTTATTTAAATGGTAAACAAGTTGTAAATGAGTAAAAGTTACGCAAAACTATTACACGTTGAGAATAAGATGTTCAATTCACCTTCGATATGGCATGGCCAGAGTTGATGTTGTCGTTGCCCCTTGAACGCCCGTCTTGCCATAGCCAGGATGTATGTAGTGGAAGCTGCGAGTAATGTAGGATAAGTTGCGGATTGTGTTTTCGAAGGGGTTAATAACGTGTTACGTTGATGGATAAATCGTTGTGTCTTCGATGCTTCTGTGAGAAAATtatagcattttaaaaattgttcatgatttgaaaaaaaaaaaaattgtacatttttcaaaggattattcaaattatgtataagggaaatgttttttgagtatttttggagaattttgagcccagaaaattggatcatgacttttggtatttttgaaacattatctTGTGACttctcaaaatacgagtacttaaatgaaaatttcgatagaaaatcaaaaattttcatcaaattttttcttgagcacttttcaagaattttaagcccaaacATGAGTCATGATTTTCTGCATGTCTGAAAAAGTGATATttaaccaatcaaaatgggttacaattttcgaagaatggctcaaaattcttcaaaagggctcaaaaaaagtttcgatagaaatttcaggttttctgCCGATATTTCAACCCATTTTAATAAAtcccatgaatttttttcaaaaatgctaaaaaacgtttttgtcaaaatattttcaatttctcgcgaaGTTTTAAGCTATTTTGATAGATTACGATAGCATGACACTTTTTCCGAGATCCcgaaaattttgatccaattttttgggctcaaaatttcacaaaaatgctcaaaaacagaTTTAAccagaatatttcaatttttcgcggaatttcagctattttgaTGCATTGCgtgacactttttttcaacaatctcAAAAATCGTGACCTAGTCTCAGACTcgaaatgcttcaaaaaatgctcaaaaaacattttcgtcaaatatttgaattttttgagaagttttaacccattttgatgcaTTGCATGAAGCTTCTTTAGAAATCCCAACAACCGTGATCCAATTTCTTAggttaaaatttcttcaaaaatactcgaaaaagaTTTGTCAAaacattaatgaatttttcgcaaagtttttcaatcattttgataaattgcaggatattttttcaaaaatcccaaaaacccACGACCCATTTGTACTcaaaaagtttcagaaaaaggttcaaaaaacattttcgtcaaaatatttgaattttttccgaaattttaatgcatttcgATGGATTTTTCGATCTCTATGataccttttcaaaaatacctaagaAGATGACCCagttttgggcttaaaattcttcaaaaatactcaaaaaacatgtttgtcaaaatatttgaattatttggaaaattttaacccattttgataggtcgcatgacactttttcaaaaatccctaaAATTATGACCCtgcaattttgggctcaaaattcttcaaaaatgctcaaaaaacattttcgttgaaacatttgaatttttggaaaattttaacccattttaattaacgtgacactttttcaaaaatctcaaaaatcatgaaccAGTTTTGGgcttgaaaattcttcaaaaattctcaaaaaacatttttgtcaaaaaatttgaattttttggaaaattttaacccattttgataggttacatgacacttttctaaaaatcccaaaaatgatCATGACTCagttttgggcttaaaattcttgaaaaatgctcaaaaaagattttttgtcaaaatatttgaattttttggaaaattttagcccattttgataagttgcatggcactttttcaaaaattctaaaaatgatcataacccagttttgggcttaaaattcttcaaaaatactcaaaaaacatttttgtcaaaataattgaattttttggaaaattttaactcattttgataggtcacatgacatttttctaaaaatcccaaaaatgatCATGACTCAGTTTCAggcttaaaattcttgaaaaatgctcaaaaaagattttttgtcaaaatatttgaattttttggaaaattttagcccattttgataagttgcatggcactttttcaaaaattctaaaaatgatcataacccagttttgggcttaaaattctttaaaaatactcaaaaaacatttttgttaaaataattgaattttttggaaaattttaacccattttgataagttgcatggcactttttcaaaaattccaaaaatgatcatGACCCagttttgggcttaaaattcttcaaaaataggtactcaaaaaacatttttgtgaaaatatttgaattctttGGAtcattttaactcattttgataggttgcaaggTCACTTTTAGATAAGTTCACAACGgtttatttttactcaaaattgaagagGATCATGCACTTAGAAATTTTACTGCACCCAATTGTGCCAGCTCAGCGATTTATTCGCAAACTTTGATTCAATAATAGACGTGATATCAGCTCTTTTATGGTACGGATATACATTTCTTCAAGGCCTCGACTTGATGACGCCCGCAAGACTATTCTGTGCTAAATTTgcccaacattttttctgaaattttaaacccATAAAACGCTCGCTgcattttttgggcaaaaatacCAGCTGACTGAacacttttttactttttttctggtCCAACTGTAGACTATCCTAgagagtttttattttaaataaaaattgaaatttaacaaaaatcattttctaaaaatttatgaatttagaATAAACATTACagtaaaatttctgattttcttaAAATGTCTCCAGAAAACAACCTTCAAAAAaagctaattttgaaaatgtagttAAGTATCCAAATATCCATCATTCAAAATATTGATGAATATGTTcatttaatttgaaatgttgatataaaaaaaggcaaaatttttttcgtaaaaaggATGATCAAAAATAGTTTCCAGTTTTGCAGTCAACTAAGCATCATCGAGTAAATGagttctgtaaaaaaaattcaaaatttcggaactctatttaaaaacaaaataataaatttggaaattttcagcagtaaaaaaattactaaaaagttacACCCGAAGTACTCAAcgaaaaagttgttaaaaattgtgaaaagtggATCAAATATTACCAAGTAGGATAAAAAATCATAGCGAAATTTGATCAAGATCTCAAAAAACACGcgttaaaattacaataaaatattcatcaaatgttataaaaatggaaagaaattttgaaaaattttgtgtaaaaaatcaaaaaaacttgtAGCATCtgcataaaaattacaaaaaaggtaggtaaaaattaatgaaattttagtaaaaattgaaatctagcAAAATTTACATAAgacattgataaaatttgatgaaaaattacgtaagtaggtaatttgataaaatatttcggAAATGCAGTAAACAATagcaaaatttcttcaacagaactgtttttttttagcaatcaacttattttcaaaaatggtagcTGAATTGATCCATCTgactaattttaatttcaacagcAATCTCAGGAATATTTTCATCTTCGATTTTAAAACCTTTCTTACTCGTGAATTCGTGACCAAAGCTCATAATTTTTCCCACATTTAACCCGATTCTTCATTTGGACAGCTTTCAGACGTGCAAACCCAACTGAAATCGCGCGAACAACGCGTCCTCGAACTTCAAACAGAAACAGAGCAGCTGAAAGAGCAAGCAGCTCGACAAAATTCCATCATCACCAGTTTACGTAATCGAGTTCAAGTAAGCAATATTCTCGACTCTCGTACACATCCTCGTCGAAAATACACAAATACCATTCATAGTCGAGTACCTCCGACCTACTATGTTCTTACTCCTCGTAATCTCCATACAGGAATTGGAAGAACGAGAGCGTACCTTAAACAATGCCCTAACGCGTACGGAAATGTCGGTGGAAACGCTAACTCGAGAGAATCgttaccaaaatgaaaaaatcaaagaaatggagatgaaaattaATCACCTCGATATGGAGCGTAGCTCCGAAGAACAGAATAAAAAGTACACGCAGAGGAACATGATTGATGTTGTTAAGCGTTTAGCTACCGCTTTGGGCGCTGAACCAACAGAATTTACTGCCGTTGAAACCGTCTCTCATAAGGCTTCCGATctaattcaagtaggtacctacatctagGTACAATATTTGCcctgcaatttttaattaattttctataATCATTTTCTCACACCTGTTTACAGGACGTCTCCATGTTAAGAACGAAAACCTTCAGTTTGACCGATAATCTGACCACCGTCGAAATGGAACTTCGTAATTGCAGGGAACAATTGGAAAAAACTATCTCCGAACGGGAAAGCTTGAAAAGACAAACGACAACGTATATCATAGAAATCGATAGATTAAAACAGGTGATTCGATTTCTCGCGCTATCGTTATAATTTTACGCACTGCGAGTGCGACGACGATGTCCACGATACTTAACAATTTCTCACGGGGCGCCTTCACGTTCTCCCATATATGATCGCAGGATAAAGAAGCATTGGAAACCAAGCAAAGAGTACTCGAAAGAGAGCTATCCGAGTTGAAAGATAAACTACAGATAATGACCAGAACTCTGAACAATGCCACTACCGATATTTCATCTCAAGAAACAGCCATCGACTCGTTGAAAAGTAAATTCAACCAATTGCTAGGTCGTTTATCATCACATATGctactcgtataggtacctatatgcaCGTATAATGTCGTATGTACACTACAAAACCAACtgttaaaggaaaaaaaatacggtGTAATTTCATTGCGTCATAAATGTCGCGcaaattttaacgtttttgaACCAGTTTTCACATCGAAATCGACGCGATGACATACTTTGGCGAATTCTTCTACACATGAGTATATATATAATATACGCACGTAAATTTCGTTATATCAAACACCGAATCGAGGCAACAGGACAGAGGTACCACTATATCATTGTAGACGATGATTCCGCAGCAGAGGAATTACCTTTATTAAGATAACGTATGCGAGAAAAGTGTTTATACATGTAGTGTAGTTGTAAAGCCATTAACATTTGTAACATGTAGAGTAGACGTACGTAAATGCGATGAATTAGTTTCGCAATAAATCTCGTACTTGGATAAATGGTATGGGAgggaaggaggagggggaggggtcgaTTGTCGCTATTCGTCTCCATGCTGTATAAAACTGAAAGTATTCGTTAGGTTGgtattggtttgaaattttcgtctTTATTTCACATGTAGGTTGGtgataaatttccaaaaattttgaataatttcaaaaatttaggaaacAGAAAATTTGTTAGATTGAGTAtgtaaaagaaaatcaaaaaaacatctaaaaatacaccatcacgcaaaattttgaaag
The sequence above is a segment of the Planococcus citri chromosome 3, ihPlaCitr1.1, whole genome shotgun sequence genome. Coding sequences within it:
- the LOC135839595 gene encoding tubulin alpha-4 chain-like, whose translation is MNQILSLHIGQAGIQVGSACWELLTYEQGLRPDGGIADTIVDFNQQCPPEEDYSWSTFFEFNPSNKYTPRAILIDLEPTLIDEIRNNSLKELFRPDCMVTGKEDAASNFGRGMYTIGREFSSKILNVIRKQVELCHNLSGFFIYHSMAGGTGSGLATLLIQELAHEYPRLHKQEVVVYPCPRLSTAVVDPYNAVLSTDGTLESSDCAFMMDNEALYDISTNHLDIEGPTYTHLNQIIAQVISSVTASLRFQGSININISEFRTNLVPYPRIHFPLLTYAPLYSTYKALHRTVSMVQITRQCFQPTHQLLKCDPSKGKYMAICMMYRGIIKPKEIAQTVQEIKDSSVQFVNWCPSGFKIGINYQPPVTVPGSDFSVESAAAVSIANTTSIGETWARVNYKFDLLFSKRAYVHWYLAEGMDEQDFVEARENLAALEQDYIECENDSFKPKDQSEDSRSKKATFKTVSSNKVTTGGAADPSNDTSGGQPVSPISISGKSSPSTG